One segment of Saprospiraceae bacterium DNA contains the following:
- a CDS encoding adenosylcobalamin-dependent ribonucleoside-diphosphate reductase gives MEASEAPTTDRATNEAERHTHSHEEALAAATEYFSGDTLAASVWLNKYALKDSFGKIYERDPDEMHCRIARELARIERLYANPLSEEDIYELLHDFRYLVPQGSPMAGIGNPYQIVSLSNCFVIGVEGSADSYGAIMKIDEEQVQLMKRRGGVGHDLSHLRPRGLPVMNSALTSTGILPFMERFSNSTREVAQDGRRGALMLTLSVRHPDIAQFVDAKLDSTKVTGANISVRIDDAFMRAVVSGEPYWLRFPVDAKKPKIENEIDAAWLWKKIVRNAWQSAEPGVLFWDTVLRESVPDCYADLGFQTVSTNPCGEIPLCPYDSCRLLAINLFSYVEQPFTPEAKFDFEKFKTHARHAQRLMDDILDLELEKIETILEKIERDPEPDIVKATEKNLWLKIREKCRQGRRTGIGITAEGDMLAALGIRYGSEESLEFCENVHRTLALEIYRGSVALARERGAFPIYDTAREVNNPFIQRLREAAPDFYAEMVKHGRRNIALLTIAPTGTTSLMTQTTSGLEPVFRISYKRRRKVNPNDKNARITFTDEVGDAWEDYHVFHVPFKNWLKTKGFDPAKVENMEEAELQAIIQQSPWYRASAEDVDWVSKVHLQGRVQKWVDHSISVTVNVPESAPEELIEKIYLTGWEVGCKGITVYREGSRSGVLVSDKKEEKAVSFAETIAPKRPRELSAVVFNFMNNDERWVAVIGMYAGKPYEIFTGRAVDSFAILTQVSEGKVLKIKENGKNRYDFQYTDKDGYKATVEGLSRSFNKEYWNYAKLISGVLRHGMPLPYVVEMVENLHLDSASLNNWKNGVVRALRKFIPDGTTPSHNTCPVCRTDGLVYQEGCLHCKNCGHSECN, from the coding sequence ATGGAAGCATCGGAAGCACCCACCACTGACCGCGCCACCAATGAGGCCGAACGCCACACGCATTCTCACGAAGAAGCCCTTGCCGCCGCAACCGAATACTTCAGCGGCGACACCCTCGCCGCCAGCGTTTGGCTGAACAAATACGCGCTCAAAGATTCGTTCGGGAAAATCTACGAGCGCGACCCCGATGAGATGCACTGCCGCATCGCCCGCGAACTGGCGCGTATCGAGCGGCTCTACGCCAATCCTCTTTCCGAAGAAGATATTTACGAATTGCTGCACGACTTTCGCTACCTCGTGCCGCAAGGCAGTCCCATGGCGGGCATCGGCAACCCCTACCAAATCGTGTCGCTATCCAATTGTTTCGTCATCGGCGTGGAGGGCAGTGCCGACTCCTACGGCGCCATTATGAAAATAGACGAGGAGCAGGTGCAGCTGATGAAACGCCGCGGCGGCGTGGGGCACGACCTTTCGCACCTGCGTCCGCGTGGCTTGCCCGTGATGAACAGCGCCCTCACCAGCACCGGCATCCTGCCGTTCATGGAGCGTTTTTCCAACTCCACCCGTGAAGTGGCGCAGGACGGGCGGCGCGGCGCGCTCATGCTCACGCTCTCCGTGCGCCACCCCGACATCGCGCAATTCGTGGATGCCAAGTTGGACAGCACCAAAGTCACCGGCGCGAACATCTCCGTGCGCATTGACGATGCCTTCATGCGCGCCGTCGTCAGCGGCGAACCCTACTGGCTGCGATTCCCCGTTGACGCAAAGAAACCGAAGATTGAAAACGAAATTGACGCCGCCTGGCTTTGGAAAAAAATCGTGCGCAACGCTTGGCAAAGCGCCGAGCCGGGGGTGCTGTTCTGGGACACCGTGCTGCGCGAATCCGTGCCCGATTGCTACGCTGATTTGGGTTTTCAAACCGTTTCAACCAACCCTTGTGGCGAAATCCCGCTTTGCCCTTACGACAGTTGCAGGTTGTTGGCAATCAATTTGTTCTCTTACGTCGAACAGCCTTTCACCCCCGAAGCGAAGTTTGATTTTGAAAAATTCAAAACCCACGCCCGCCACGCCCAACGCCTCATGGACGACATTCTCGATTTGGAGTTGGAAAAAATTGAAACGATTCTCGAAAAAATCGAGCGCGACCCCGAACCCGACATCGTGAAGGCCACCGAGAAAAATCTTTGGCTGAAAATCCGCGAAAAATGCCGCCAAGGGCGCCGCACGGGCATCGGCATCACCGCCGAAGGCGATATGCTCGCCGCGCTGGGCATTCGCTATGGCTCGGAGGAGTCGCTCGAATTTTGCGAAAATGTGCACCGCACGCTCGCCCTCGAAATTTATCGCGGCTCGGTGGCGCTCGCCCGCGAACGCGGCGCTTTCCCCATCTACGATACCGCACGCGAAGTGAACAACCCTTTCATCCAGCGCCTGCGCGAAGCCGCCCCGGACTTTTATGCCGAAATGGTAAAACACGGTCGCCGCAACATCGCCCTGCTCACCATCGCGCCCACCGGCACCACCAGCCTGATGACGCAGACGACTTCAGGGCTGGAGCCGGTGTTCCGCATTTCCTACAAACGCCGCCGCAAGGTGAACCCCAACGACAAAAACGCCCGCATCACCTTTACCGATGAGGTGGGCGACGCTTGGGAGGACTATCACGTTTTTCACGTCCCCTTTAAAAATTGGCTGAAAACCAAAGGCTTCGACCCCGCGAAAGTGGAAAACATGGAAGAAGCCGAACTGCAAGCCATTATCCAGCAATCGCCGTGGTACCGTGCCAGCGCCGAAGACGTGGACTGGGTCAGCAAAGTGCATCTGCAAGGGCGCGTGCAAAAATGGGTGGACCACAGCATCAGCGTCACGGTGAACGTGCCGGAAAGCGCCCCCGAAGAACTCATCGAAAAAATCTACCTCACCGGTTGGGAGGTCGGCTGCAAAGGCATCACCGTCTATCGCGAAGGCTCGCGCAGCGGGGTGTTGGTGAGTGACAAAAAAGAGGAAAAAGCCGTTTCGTTTGCCGAGACCATCGCGCCCAAGCGCCCGCGCGAACTCAGCGCCGTGGTGTTCAATTTTATGAACAACGACGAACGCTGGGTGGCCGTCATTGGAATGTACGCAGGCAAACCCTACGAAATTTTTACTGGCCGGGCGGTGGATTCTTTCGCCATTCTCACACAAGTTTCGGAAGGCAAAGTGTTAAAAATCAAGGAAAACGGCAAAAATCGCTACGACTTCCAGTACACCGACAAGGACGGCTACAAAGCGACCGTCGAAGGGTTGTCGCGCTCGTTCAACAAAGAGTATTGGAACTACGCCAAACTGATTTCCGGCGTGTTGCGCCACGGGATGCCGCTGCCCTACGTCGTGGAGATGGTCGAAAACCTCCACTTGGACAGCGCCTCACTGAACAACTGGAAAAACGGCGTGGTGCGCGCCCTGCGCAAGTTCATCCCCGATGGCACGACACCCTCGCACAACACCTGCCCCGTATGCCGCACCGATGGCCTCGTCTATCAAGAAGGCTGCCTGCATTGCAAAAACTGCGGACATTCGGAATGCAACTAA
- a CDS encoding pyridoxamine 5'-phosphate oxidase family protein, which translates to MGKFHSSISPAHQKFIERQHIFFVGTAPLSAEGRINLSPKGLDCFRVLSEHQVAYMDLISSGNETSAHTLENGRITIMFCSFEGPPNILRLYGKGFTVLPGSAAWEIYAPHFTIYPSTRQIIVADIDLVQTSCGFGVPLFEYVGERDIHFEWAAKKGEEGLRAYIQEKNLVSLDGLPTDLGAKKEVVF; encoded by the coding sequence ATGGGCAAATTTCATTCTTCCATCTCCCCCGCGCATCAAAAATTCATCGAGCGGCAGCACATCTTTTTCGTCGGCACCGCGCCGCTGAGTGCCGAAGGACGCATCAATCTTTCACCTAAGGGACTGGATTGTTTTCGGGTGCTTTCTGAACATCAAGTAGCGTACATGGACTTAATCAGCAGTGGCAACGAGACCTCGGCGCACACGCTCGAAAATGGCCGCATCACCATCATGTTTTGCTCCTTCGAAGGGCCGCCAAACATTTTGCGTTTGTACGGAAAAGGTTTCACTGTATTGCCCGGCAGCGCAGCATGGGAGATATACGCGCCTCATTTCACGATTTATCCCAGTACCCGGCAAATCATCGTGGCCGACATTGATTTGGTGCAAACTTCCTGTGGGTTTGGTGTGCCGCTGTTCGAGTACGTCGGCGAGCGGGACATTCATTTTGAATGGGCAGCCAAAAAAGGCGAAGAGGGGCTTCGCGCCTACATTCAAGAAAAAAACTTGGTGAGCCTGGACGGTTTGCCGACAGATTTAGGGGCGAAAAAGGAAGTGGTTTTCTAA
- a CDS encoding UbiD family decarboxylase, producing the protein MAYTSLRAAVLDLERHGQLLRVKEEVDPHLDIAEIHRQVFERQGPAILFERVKGSPFQAVSNIYGTFERTAFLFRHTLDRVKRVIELKKDPTSMLKKPGRYLGAPFTALSALPMRSRFGAPVTYGTTSIDQLPQIKSWPMDGGAFITMPQVYTEDPDALGNVMQSNLGMYRIQLSGNDYIPNEEIGMHYQLHRGIGVHHSKYNKSDLPFRCSIFVGGPPSHAFSAIMPLPEGLSELTFAGMLAGRRFRYARRDGHFLSADADFVITGEILKDVKKPEGPFGDHLGYYSLTHDFPVMRVHKVYHRKDPLWHFSVVGRPPMEDSSFGWLIHELVAPLTSQEFPGVKEIHAVDASGVHPLLLAIGNERYMPFRERKPEEILTIANRILGSGQTSLAKFLFIAAADDNPNLDTHDIARFFQHILERVDWTRDLHFHTRTTIDTLDYSGTGWNEGSKLVVACRGDQRRTLQASLPENFSLPAGFGEPLFCLPGVLAVRSPKFEVEKTAREQAESLCQWLERFDLPHVPLVLLVDDSRFASATLNNFLWVTFTRANPSHDVYGVQSFTEFKHWGCHGPLVIDARKKPHHAPELEVDPDVQKRAMELLGRYKF; encoded by the coding sequence ATGGCATATACATCCCTCCGCGCTGCCGTGCTTGACCTCGAACGACACGGGCAGTTGCTGCGCGTCAAGGAAGAAGTTGACCCACACCTCGATATCGCCGAGATACATCGGCAGGTGTTCGAGCGCCAAGGCCCTGCCATCTTGTTTGAGCGGGTGAAAGGCAGTCCTTTTCAGGCAGTAAGCAATATTTACGGCACTTTCGAGCGCACGGCATTTCTCTTCCGTCACACCCTCGACCGGGTGAAGCGTGTCATTGAACTCAAAAAAGACCCTACCTCTATGCTGAAAAAGCCGGGGCGTTACCTCGGTGCGCCCTTCACGGCTTTGTCTGCCCTGCCGATGCGCAGTCGGTTCGGCGCTCCAGTCACTTACGGCACCACCTCGATTGACCAATTGCCTCAAATCAAGAGCTGGCCCATGGACGGCGGCGCGTTCATCACCATGCCGCAGGTCTATACCGAAGACCCCGATGCGCTCGGCAACGTGATGCAATCGAACCTCGGAATGTATCGCATCCAACTTTCCGGCAACGATTACATCCCCAACGAAGAAATCGGGATGCACTACCAACTCCATCGAGGCATCGGCGTGCACCACTCCAAATACAACAAAAGCGACCTGCCCTTTCGATGCAGCATTTTTGTCGGCGGGCCGCCGAGCCATGCGTTTTCGGCCATCATGCCGCTCCCGGAGGGCTTGAGCGAACTGACCTTTGCGGGGATGCTGGCCGGGCGGCGCTTCCGCTACGCCCGTCGGGATGGGCATTTTCTGAGCGCGGATGCCGATTTCGTCATCACGGGCGAGATTCTGAAAGACGTGAAGAAACCCGAAGGGCCTTTTGGCGACCACTTGGGGTACTACTCGCTAACGCATGATTTCCCAGTGATGCGCGTGCACAAGGTGTATCATCGCAAAGACCCCTTGTGGCACTTCAGCGTGGTGGGTCGCCCGCCGATGGAGGACAGCAGTTTTGGCTGGCTCATCCATGAATTGGTGGCCCCGCTCACTTCTCAAGAATTTCCCGGTGTCAAGGAAATCCACGCTGTGGATGCCTCTGGCGTTCACCCCCTCCTCTTGGCCATTGGTAATGAACGTTATATGCCCTTCCGCGAGCGCAAGCCGGAGGAAATACTGACCATCGCAAACCGAATATTGGGTTCGGGGCAAACCTCCTTGGCGAAGTTCCTCTTTATCGCTGCTGCCGACGACAACCCGAATTTGGATACGCACGACATCGCCCGATTTTTCCAACATATTCTCGAACGGGTGGATTGGACGCGCGACTTGCATTTTCACACACGCACGACCATTGATACACTCGACTACTCCGGCACAGGCTGGAATGAGGGTTCCAAACTCGTGGTGGCTTGTCGAGGCGACCAACGACGAACCTTGCAAGCCTCCCTTCCCGAAAATTTTTCTTTGCCCGCCGGATTTGGGGAGCCGTTGTTCTGTCTGCCGGGAGTGTTGGCTGTGCGGTCCCCAAAATTCGAGGTGGAAAAAACAGCCCGCGAACAAGCCGAATCGCTCTGCCAGTGGCTCGAACGGTTCGACCTGCCACACGTTCCACTCGTGCTCTTGGTGGACGACAGCCGGTTCGCATCAGCGACGTTGAATAATTTTCTTTGGGTCACGTTCACCCGCGCCAATCCGAGCCACGACGTGTATGGCGTGCAATCCTTTACCGAGTTCAAACATTGGGGATGTCACGGGCCATTGGTGATAGATGCTCGAAAAAAGCCGCATCACGCGCCGGAATTGGAAGTTGACCCAGATGTGCAAAAACGAGCGATGGAACTTTTGGGACGCTACAAGTTTTAG
- a CDS encoding AbgT family transporter has protein sequence MKKNGSGWVSRFLNIVERLGNALPHPATLFAGFAIFVILLSWFLSLFNLTVTHPGTGKDIAVVNLVSAEGLHRILTNMIGNFTGFAPLGTVLVSLLGIGIAEGTGLIGTALRLIVLKSPARLLTLVIVFAGVMSNTASEVGYVLLVPLSAIIFLAAGRHPLAGLAAAFAGVSGGYSANLLLGTIDPLLAGLSQEAARIISPEYTINPACNYYFMAVSTFLITFLGAWVTERVVEPRLGKYEGSEQPEEIKPLDSSEQRGLWFALVAAVLFTALILGGLIPEGGYLRNPETGEILKSPFMSGIVALLFLGAAFVGIAYGIGARTVKSDADVMKGMAKSMETLGSYIVLVFFAAQFVAYFNWTNIGLVVAVKGADALRASGLGPIPLMIAFVCVSATINLVMGSASAKWAIMAPVFIPMFMLLGYSPEFTQAAYRVGDSITNIISPMMSYFALIVAFIQRYDSRAGIGTVVSTMLPYTVVFFIGWVLLLIVWILLDLPLGFGAGLFLTTN, from the coding sequence ATGAAAAAGAACGGTAGCGGCTGGGTCAGCCGATTTCTGAACATCGTGGAACGCCTCGGCAATGCTTTGCCGCATCCTGCCACCCTTTTTGCGGGCTTCGCCATTTTTGTGATTCTCCTGAGTTGGTTTTTGAGCCTTTTCAACCTGACGGTGACGCATCCCGGCACGGGCAAAGATATTGCGGTGGTCAATCTCGTCTCAGCGGAAGGGCTGCATCGCATCCTGACGAACATGATTGGCAATTTCACAGGCTTCGCGCCTTTGGGCACGGTGCTGGTGTCGCTTTTGGGCATCGGCATTGCCGAAGGCACGGGGCTGATTGGCACTGCGTTGCGCCTGATTGTCCTGAAATCGCCAGCCCGCTTGCTCACGCTGGTCATCGTGTTTGCAGGCGTGATGTCCAACACGGCCAGCGAGGTAGGCTATGTGCTGTTGGTTCCGTTGTCGGCCATCATCTTTTTGGCGGCAGGGCGGCATCCTTTGGCGGGTTTGGCGGCGGCGTTCGCGGGCGTGTCGGGCGGCTATAGTGCCAATCTGTTGTTGGGCACCATTGACCCGCTCTTGGCAGGCTTGTCGCAAGAGGCTGCGCGGATTATTTCACCAGAATACACCATCAACCCCGCTTGCAATTACTATTTCATGGCAGTTTCCACTTTCCTGATTACGTTTTTGGGCGCGTGGGTGACGGAGCGGGTGGTGGAGCCGCGATTGGGCAAATACGAGGGCAGCGAGCAACCGGAGGAAATCAAGCCTTTGGATTCGTCCGAACAGCGTGGGTTGTGGTTTGCGCTTGTGGCGGCGGTATTGTTCACGGCGCTCATCCTTGGCGGATTGATTCCAGAAGGCGGCTATTTGCGCAACCCTGAAACAGGCGAAATCCTGAAATCGCCCTTTATGTCGGGGATCGTGGCTTTGTTGTTTTTGGGAGCCGCATTCGTGGGTATCGCCTACGGCATCGGCGCCCGTACGGTGAAAAGTGATGCCGATGTGATGAAAGGCATGGCCAAGAGCATGGAAACCCTCGGCTCCTACATTGTGCTGGTGTTTTTTGCCGCACAGTTTGTGGCCTATTTCAACTGGACCAATATCGGGCTGGTGGTGGCGGTGAAGGGTGCCGATGCGTTGCGCGCCTCCGGGCTTGGCCCTATCCCGCTGATGATAGCCTTTGTATGTGTGTCGGCCACCATCAATCTCGTGATGGGCAGCGCCTCGGCCAAGTGGGCGATTATGGCGCCCGTGTTTATCCCCATGTTCATGCTGCTGGGTTACTCGCCAGAGTTCACACAGGCTGCTTATCGAGTAGGCGACAGCATCACGAACATCATCTCGCCCATGATGTCTTATTTCGCGCTCATTGTAGCCTTTATCCAGCGATACGACAGCCGTGCGGGCATCGGCACGGTGGTGTCCACCATGCTCCCATACACGGTGGTGTTTTTCATCGGGTGGGTGCTCCTCCTGATTGTCTGGATTTTGTTGGATTTGCCATTGGGTTTTGGGGCGGGTTTGTTTTTGACGACAAATTGA
- a CDS encoding ABC transporter permease subunit codes for MFRIVKYVLYDILQNRIVIGYTLFLLAVSFGVFNLSDAPTKGLVSLLNIALIVTPLVSIVFATIHFYNSYEFIELLAAQPIRRSVIVWSEFWGLTLALSMAVAVGMGLPIFLFTPNATGLSLLAAAIGLTVVFVSIAMLASVATRDKAKGIGVALLLWFFFSLLYDALLLFLMFSFADYPLEKAMLAFVSLNPIDLARVVVLLQMDISALMGYTGALFREFLGTGWGIAFAAAVLLLWAALPMWWAVRIFKRKDL; via the coding sequence ATGTTCCGCATCGTCAAATACGTCCTTTACGACATTCTCCAAAACCGCATCGTCATTGGTTACACGCTGTTCCTGCTGGCGGTGTCATTTGGAGTGTTCAACCTTAGCGACGCTCCCACCAAAGGCTTGGTAAGCCTGCTCAATATCGCGTTAATCGTCACTCCATTGGTGAGCATCGTGTTCGCCACCATTCATTTTTACAACTCTTATGAGTTCATCGAATTGCTGGCTGCCCAACCCATTCGGCGGAGCGTCATCGTGTGGAGCGAGTTTTGGGGACTGACATTGGCACTGAGCATGGCGGTGGCAGTAGGCATGGGCCTGCCGATATTTCTTTTCACACCGAACGCCACCGGACTTTCGCTTTTGGCAGCAGCCATTGGGCTTACGGTCGTGTTTGTCTCTATCGCGATGTTGGCCTCTGTCGCCACACGCGACAAGGCAAAGGGAATCGGCGTGGCGCTGCTGTTGTGGTTTTTCTTTTCACTGCTCTACGATGCGCTGCTACTATTCTTGATGTTTTCATTTGCCGACTATCCGTTGGAAAAAGCCATGCTCGCCTTTGTTTCCTTGAATCCGATTGACCTTGCCCGCGTGGTCGTTCTGTTGCAAATGGACATCTCGGCACTCATGGGCTACACTGGGGCATTGTTCCGGGAATTCCTCGGCACGGGCTGGGGCATCGCTTTTGCGGCAGCGGTGTTGTTGCTGTGGGCGGCCTTGCCGATGTGGTGGGCGGTGCGAATTTTTAAGCGAAAGGATTTGTAA
- a CDS encoding ABC transporter ATP-binding protein, with the protein MLESIRLTKSFGKMKALDGISVRMDAGQAISLVGPNGSGKTTFLKCLLGLVIPDSGDVTLNGEPILGHWDYRRHIGYMPQIGRYPDNMRVGQLFDMVREIRRGTFSRVDDDLMRAYEVEKFENKTMRTLSGGTRQKVSACLAFLFDPDVLILDEPTAGLDPLASELLKEKVLAEKKKGKLVLVTSHILSDLEELTTDVMYIIEGKVQFYQPIEDLKARTGEDRLNRALAQVMKQNTAA; encoded by the coding sequence ATGCTCGAATCCATCCGACTCACCAAGTCCTTCGGCAAAATGAAAGCCCTCGACGGCATCAGCGTCCGCATGGACGCGGGGCAAGCCATATCGCTCGTGGGGCCAAACGGCTCCGGGAAAACGACTTTTCTCAAATGCTTGCTTGGCCTTGTCATTCCTGACAGCGGCGACGTGACGCTCAACGGCGAACCCATCCTCGGCCATTGGGACTACCGGCGGCACATCGGCTATATGCCCCAAATCGGGCGCTACCCCGACAATATGCGCGTCGGGCAATTGTTCGATATGGTGCGGGAAATCCGGCGCGGCACGTTCAGTCGGGTGGACGACGACCTGATGCGGGCCTATGAAGTGGAAAAATTTGAGAACAAAACGATGCGCACGCTCTCCGGCGGCACCCGCCAAAAAGTGAGCGCCTGCCTCGCTTTTCTCTTTGACCCGGATGTGCTGATTCTGGACGAGCCGACCGCCGGACTCGACCCGTTGGCCTCTGAATTGTTGAAAGAAAAAGTATTGGCCGAAAAAAAGAAAGGCAAACTGGTGCTGGTCACCTCTCACATTCTCAGCGATTTAGAGGAACTGACAACCGATGTGATGTATATCATAGAGGGCAAGGTCCAGTTTTATCAGCCCATCGAAGATTTGAAAGCCCGCACGGGCGAAGACAGACTCAACCGCGCACTGGCACAAGTAATGAAACAAAATACCGCAGCATGA
- a CDS encoding fasciclin domain-containing protein has protein sequence MKINILVSALFGAMLVIGFTNCTGTSSDQKATTTDAAVPAGGGQSAVQDDVSQKDVVKVAVGSPDHTTLVAAVKAAELVDVLSNAGPFTVFAPTNAAFDKLPPGTVEGLLKPDKKDALADVLQYHVAVAVYKTEMLHDGQVIPMANDGKVTIGVKDGKITVNGANILASVPASNGIVHVIDEVLLQK, from the coding sequence ATGAAAATCAATATCTTGGTTTCCGCTCTGTTCGGCGCGATGTTGGTGATTGGGTTCACCAACTGCACCGGCACCTCTTCCGACCAAAAAGCCACCACTACCGATGCTGCTGTGCCTGCTGGAGGCGGCCAATCCGCCGTGCAGGATGATGTGTCGCAAAAAGACGTGGTGAAAGTCGCCGTCGGCAGCCCCGACCACACCACGCTGGTGGCCGCCGTGAAAGCCGCCGAACTTGTGGACGTGCTCTCCAACGCAGGGCCTTTCACCGTATTCGCACCGACCAACGCAGCTTTTGACAAACTGCCTCCCGGCACCGTGGAAGGTTTGTTGAAGCCGGATAAAAAAGATGCCCTGGCAGATGTGCTGCAATACCACGTCGCGGTCGCGGTCTATAAAACAGAAATGCTCCATGACGGGCAAGTGATTCCGATGGCCAACGACGGCAAAGTCACCATCGGCGTGAAAGATGGCAAAATCACCGTCAATGGTGCCAACATCTTGGCCTCCGTGCCAGCCTCTAATGGCATCGTCCATGTGATTGACGAGGTGTTGCTTCAGAAATAA
- a CDS encoding cupin domain-containing protein yields MENTPAQPETGIAIQLTDQLDFRPDKFNSKVLFREEGFSLTLFALLEGQEIPEHKTPRNAYLQCLEGEATVTIGGIARTLKKGDIVLMPKEVMHGVRVSKKTKLMLLK; encoded by the coding sequence ATGGAAAACACACCCGCACAACCTGAAACAGGAATCGCAATCCAACTAACCGACCAACTGGATTTCAGACCCGATAAATTCAATAGCAAGGTGCTATTCCGGGAAGAAGGGTTCAGCCTCACCCTATTCGCCTTGTTGGAAGGGCAAGAAATCCCGGAACATAAAACCCCGCGCAATGCCTACCTGCAATGCCTCGAAGGCGAGGCGACGGTGACCATCGGTGGCATCGCGCGCACGCTGAAAAAAGGTGATATTGTTCTGATGCCAAAAGAGGTCATGCACGGAGTGAGGGTGTCGAAAAAAACAAAGTTGATGTTGCTGAAATGA
- a CDS encoding nitrous oxide reductase family maturation protein NosD, whose product MKFTTFAILLFFTANLPAAQLHVGADLPYPTIRVALEKAAAGDTIVVHPGVYTEGNLTIDKPLTLVGLDYPVLDGQHRYEVLTVTASNVTVRGFEIRNTGQLSTIDLAGIKVLSASNVLIENNRLRDCNFAIYLSDTKDGRVSRNDIRGILKEEQNSGNGIHLWKGSNALIEANHISGHRDGIYFEFVSDSEIRDNTSEANLRYGLHFMFSHNDRYLRNIFRNNGAGVAVMYSRQVQMLENQFAENWGSSAYGLLLKDISDSHIRKNTFERNSAAVYMEGASRITMEQNHFRENGWALRVQASCDANIVRQNNFFGNSFDVATNGHTVLNTFEGNYWDKYEGYDLNRDGVGDVPFRPVSLYAVVVERMPFGLMLLRSFMVYLLDRAEKIIPSLTPEQLMDKEPAMRPLST is encoded by the coding sequence ATGAAATTTACCACTTTCGCCATACTGCTGTTTTTTACCGCCAACCTCCCAGCCGCCCAGCTCCATGTCGGCGCCGACCTACCCTATCCGACTATCCGTGTGGCTTTGGAAAAAGCTGCGGCTGGCGACACGATTGTCGTGCACCCCGGCGTCTACACCGAAGGCAACTTGACCATTGACAAACCGCTGACCCTTGTAGGACTCGACTACCCCGTGCTGGATGGTCAGCATCGTTATGAGGTGCTCACCGTCACCGCTTCAAACGTGACTGTCCGGGGCTTTGAAATCCGCAATACCGGCCAACTGAGCACGATTGATTTGGCAGGCATCAAAGTATTGTCCGCCAGCAACGTGCTGATTGAAAACAACCGCTTGCGCGACTGCAACTTTGCCATTTACCTATCCGACACCAAAGATGGGCGTGTGAGCCGCAACGATATTCGCGGCATTCTGAAAGAAGAGCAAAACAGCGGAAATGGAATCCACCTGTGGAAAGGCTCGAATGCCCTCATCGAGGCAAACCACATCAGTGGCCACCGCGACGGCATCTATTTCGAGTTTGTGTCCGACTCCGAGATTCGAGACAACACCAGCGAGGCCAACCTCCGCTATGGCTTGCACTTCATGTTTTCGCACAACGACCGTTACCTCCGCAACATCTTTCGGAACAACGGCGCAGGTGTGGCAGTCATGTATTCGCGGCAAGTGCAGATGCTCGAAAACCAATTTGCCGAAAATTGGGGGAGCTCGGCGTATGGCCTTTTGCTCAAAGACATCTCGGACAGCCATATTCGCAAAAACACCTTCGAGCGCAACTCAGCGGCAGTGTATATGGAAGGCGCAAGCCGCATCACAATGGAGCAAAATCACTTCCGCGAGAACGGATGGGCACTCAGGGTGCAAGCCAGCTGCGATGCCAACATCGTGCGTCAAAACAACTTTTTTGGCAACTCTTTCGACGTGGCGACCAACGGACACACGGTGCTCAACACCTTCGAAGGCAATTATTGGGACAAGTACGAAGGCTACGACCTCAACCGCGACGGGGTGGGCGATGTGCCGTTCCGACCGGTGAGCCTCTATGCCGTCGTGGTGGAAAGAATGCCCTTCGGCCTCATGCTATTGCGAAGTTTTATGGTGTATCTGCTCGACAGGGCGGAAAAAATCATCCCGTCGCTGACACCCGAACAACTGATGGATAAAGAACCTGCCATGCGGCCACTCTCAACTTGA
- a CDS encoding heme-binding domain-containing protein, whose product MLKKIAWAVAGLFVLIQLIRPDQKNPVVDSTVDFQNVANPPTEVLSILKDACYDCHSFETKYPWYSKIAPVSRWLANHIAEGREHLNFSEFGKLGGEDLADLMEEVPETVQEGEMPLPSYTWAGLHPKANLSSTQRNVLIQWFNANGSGERAGDRGEEGKGKAKD is encoded by the coding sequence ATGCTCAAAAAAATCGCGTGGGCAGTGGCAGGGCTTTTCGTGCTCATCCAACTCATCAGACCTGACCAAAAGAATCCTGTCGTTGATTCGACGGTTGACTTTCAGAACGTCGCCAACCCGCCGACCGAAGTGCTTTCGATTTTGAAGGATGCGTGCTACGATTGCCACTCATTCGAGACCAAGTACCCTTGGTACAGCAAAATAGCCCCCGTTTCGCGGTGGCTTGCAAACCACATCGCGGAAGGGCGCGAGCATCTGAATTTCTCCGAGTTTGGCAAACTCGGGGGCGAAGACCTCGCCGACTTAATGGAAGAAGTTCCTGAAACAGTGCAAGAAGGTGAAATGCCTTTGCCGAGTTATACTTGGGCGGGGCTCCACCCTAAAGCCAATCTTTCAAGCACCCAACGCAATGTGCTGATTCAGTGGTTCAATGCAAATGGCAGCGGCGAACGTGCCGGGGATAGAGGCGAAGAAGGCAAGGGAAAAGCAAAAGACTGA